One genomic segment of Brassica napus cultivar Da-Ae chromosome A3, Da-Ae, whole genome shotgun sequence includes these proteins:
- the LOC106387959 gene encoding protein SHORTAGE IN CHIASMATA 1 — MRGRFLNIDYFSTPPSQVYEALGFLNLPAPDDFPAPLFRDRSEEFLRFEPVEGFSLPIDNLPIGDALSKFLSDVVPDRVSVDYGAFEMDYSSLGDELKFILGRGDPQFLEKSEGDAIEEKVTLDLNIVQLETPEMDFEMENKLSSKIEDLQCLSKVLEIENEPVKFEESDVILQNSSDIKQEIYSVDCISSDYFTENSTSVREDECFRKNRPWFRDAVFPLLEVDEVNLNELSCLSMRDKVFAVLERIEPRDMDTESSLVINSKELIGSKDYDILDILSTDCYSNKSVQSDVVPQEIDIVTILEIPNPEESFQFDQGKLAVDVVSVNFEEVQILDVEISDVFSSFCCLQQPIEPEICPGMFSEEMNFKSFDELVVSSELAFADDAFKSMPTPILNDYEITRSLELIYENYLSKIKPQAFPASNDIYLPLNLLEETKHNHEAHFCDYLSEAIVTCNIDYDLESLQGDRWVYDFVLSEDAFCQPLVERCTEPFYGISTLDEYPPVNTSHGLLERPCPETGSGDCGRDDYAKKAALVFKSMSAFDDLTFFMDPQKAVIEENLESRVEAAKTANHKITSTDSKASCISGGMHPSSKTEDMKVHSVRPSENILALVRDFEKSYLTLVKDEQELISTLSEDKLKLLSISKGKLIDCIRKANVHKTPSADDKTFTFALLLAIKQMTWYLCFFGIRVAYLYLNKLCRSSNPMKLGLHTLYSSFESEHMSTERDITRSHPSLAVIQGILQSKVVRGNSKALLLAEKVFWSSLKRLLVSMGLSYNELNSPSPSGNQLNLNEATEPCSLPTTDCLLVAYERISPSFPVENFSVIVEYGGPNASPRVSSPLKLDSFPCFHFIKVELDMSSASGQLSAGVTVPYSLKMVKGDEFEMKTGWLEEVLNFVPLESLCSAESSESTKESKFDSVPQESGRKFGINEQGVLSDQRAVIVVNTKTVDKEMIISRRSTYQKVLAMEKEGVQVVERDSDLPVDLMLSPAICLVWYDCGKVSKKSGATIGASSSSLSWIGDIATNVLTSLSFGFSTCVMVFEGVPTCLATVMDSSDELYAAAGSLGINLQIFYSSSADLSDEIILRCIKSSVKSSQVHAKMPESESLAESFLTKFPSVNPLTAHVILSSSGSLLEFMKLPHSSKVQMLQKYHVPEESVELFSSLCRYGAREDSKSVMTDSASSVSSGADSDTHHLNVHSGSKRKQYITGKDETDMEDSIHCVPSTEFAGTKRKPSGDFQLDDPWSSRDHEMFHFDPVTEFPDAPLKPSGIIHPNDSWPSKDPERFDKKSGPGSSSKDTFWENDFGAEDNLPGFESWSFPVTDESMSQNRGRKFPVMGQVNLHDTRNSANFMGDYKGEVINIEDRKFLEEDLPPSPGYNRYSPVVSDVAEDQRKSKSARKLSFSESIQPIFPTAAEINFSSERLPTTPSRGYLDNFPAKRQRTLLEEVLTRRSSVSTTDHPFQEEISHFGGSPLSNAIRSPDPVRRSPWTVDFLNRVRERSTERKQQLSLLSHLTPSSLETRVDPKKPNIKRKSPSIIEFFKHKGGNARSSRVPEERKQKRFKNSSASPQNERFDSLLRSYTPVDKRAKQSLSFAGSGSGGQTKLVWK; from the exons ATGCGAGGTCGATTTCTCAACATCGACTACTTCTCTACTCCGCCTTCTCAGGTATACGAAGCCCTAGGCTTCCTCAATCTCCCAGCTCCCGATGATTTCCCGGCTCCTCTCTTCCGCGACCGGAGCGAAGAGTTTCTTCGATTCGAACCTGTCGAAGGCTTCTCTCTCCCGATCGATAATCTCCCTATCGGAGATGCGTTATCGAAGTTCCTCTCCGACGTGGTTCCCGATCGCGTCAGCGTCGACTACGGAGCCTTCGAGATGGATTACTCTTCCCTCGGAGACGAGCTTAAGTTTATTCTCGGCCGTGGAGATCCTCAGTTCCTCGAG AAGAGTGAAGGAGATGCCATTGAGGAGAAAGTTACACTAGATTTGAACATTGTTCAGCTGGAGACTCCAGAGATGGATTTCGAAATG GAGAATAAGCTCTCATCGAAGATTGAGGATCTCCAATGTCTCTCTAAAGTTCTAGAGATCGAAAATGAGCCG GTTAAGTTCGAGGAGTCAGATGTTATCCTACAGAACTCAAGCGACATCAAGCAGGAGATTTATTCTGTTGATTGCATTTCTTCTGATTACTTCACAGAGAACAGTACTTCGGTGAGAGAAGATGAATGCTTCCGCAAGAATCGACCATGGTTCAGAGATGCTGTATTTCCCCTTCTAGAAGTGGATGAAGTAAACTTGAACGAACTATCATGCTTGTCTATGCGTGATAAAGTATTTGCTGTTCTCGAAAGGATTGAGCCCAGAGATATGGATACAGAGAGTTCTCTCGTTATCAACTCTAAGGAGCTTATAGGCTCTAAGGATTATGATATATTGGATATCCTCTCTACGGATTGCTATTCAAACAAGAGTGTCCAGTCTGATGTGGTACCGCAGGAAATTGATATAGTGACTATCTTGGAAATACCAAATCCTGAGGAAAGCTTTCAGTTTGATCAGGGGAAGCTGGCTGTTGATGTGGTCTCGGTAAATTTTGAGGAAGTTCAGATCTTGGATGTGGAGATATCTGATGTTTTCAGCAGCTTCTGTTGTCTTCAACAACCCATTGAACCAGAAATATGTCCCGGGATGTTCAGTGAAGAGATGAACTTCAAGAGTTTCGATGAGTTAGTTGTCAGTTCTGAACTTGCCTTCGCAGATGATGCCTTCAAGTCTATGCCTACTCCTATCTTAAATGATTATGAGATAACAAGATCTCTGGAACTCATTTATGAGAATTATTTGTCAAAGATCAAGCCTCAAGCGTTTCCGGCATCAAATGACATATACTTGCCGCTAAACCTTCTTGAGGAGACAAAGCACAACCATGAAGCCCATTTTTGTGATTATCTGTCTGAAGCAATAGTTACATGCAACATTGATTATGATTTGGAATCGTTACAAGGAGACAGATGGGTTTATGATTTCGTGCTCTCTGAAGATGCTTTCTGTCAGCCACTTGTAGAGAGATGCACTGAACCTTTTTATGGTATATCTACCCTTGATGAGTACCCTCCAGTCAATACTTCTCATGGGTTATTGGAACGCCCTTGTCCAGAAACAGGATCCGGGGATTGTGGAAGGGATGATTACGCTAAAAAGGCTGCCCTGGTGTTcaaatcaatgtctgcttttgATGACTTAACTTTTTTCATGGATCCTCAGAAAGCTGTGATTGAAGAGAATCTTGAGTCTAGAGTCGAAGCTGCTAAGACTGCCAACCATAAAATTACGTCCACTGACTCAAAGGCTTCATGTATATCTGGTGGCATGCACCCAAGCTCGAAGACAGAGGATATGAAAGTTCACAGTGTTCGCCCTTCAGAAAATATTCTGGCCCTTGTTCGGGATTTTGAGAAGAGCTATTTAACTCTCGTGAAGGATGAACAAGAGTTGATTTCAACTTTATCAGAAGATAAACTGAAGTTACTCAGCATTTCGAAAGGAAAGCTTATCGACTGCATACGAAAGGCAAATGTCCACAAAACACCGTCAGCTGATGATAAGACCTTCACGTTTGCATTGCTACTAGCAATTAAACAGATGACATGGTATTTATGTTTCTTTGGTATCCGTGTGGCATATCTCTATCTTAACAAGCTATGTCGGAGCTCAAATCCCATGAAGCTAGGATTGCACACGCTTTACTCATCATTTGAATCAGAACACATGTCAACTGAGAGAGACATCACTAGATCACATCCATCCCTAGCTGTTATCCAGGGGATTTTACAGTCAAAAGTTGTCCGTGGGAATTCCAAAGCGTTACTTTTGGCGGAGAAAGTTTTTTGGTCCTCGCTGAAGAGGCTATTGGTGTCCATGGGGTTATcttacaatgagctcaacagtCCGTCCCCAAGTGGAAATCAACTGAATCTTAATGAAGCAACAGAACCTTGTTCCCTGCCAACCACAGACTGTCTGCTCGTCGCTTACGA GCGCATTTCTCCATCTTTTCCTGTGGAGAATTTCAGCGTCATTGTAGAATATGGAGGTCCAAATGCATCGCCCAGAGTCTCATCTCCTTTAAAGTTGGACTCCTTTCCTTgctttcattttataaaagtgGAGCTGGATATGTCCAGTGCGTCCGGGCAACTCTCTGCAGGTGTTACAGTACCTTATAGTCTCAAAATGGTAAAG GGAGatgaatttgagatgaaaactGGGTGGTTGGAAGAAGTGTTGAACTTTGTTCCACTTGAAAGTTTGTGTTCCGCTGAATCTTCAGAATCTACGAAGGAATCTAAATTTGACTCCGTGCCGCAAGAATCTGGAAGAAAATTTGGGATAAATGAGCAGGGAGTTCTCTCTGACCAAAGAGCTGTGATTGTAGTGAACACAAAAACTGTTGACAAGGAGATGATAATATCCAGAAGAAGTACATATCAAAAGGTCTTGGCAATGGAAAAAGAAGGAGTGCAAGTTGTGGAGCGCGATTCCGATCTACCTGTGGACCTGATGCTAAGTCCTGCGATTTGTCTAGTCTGGTATGATTGTGGAAAGGTTAGTAAGAAGTCGGGTGCCACTATTGGTGCTTCCTCGAGCTCACTTTCATGGATTGGGGATATCGCAACCAATGTTTTGACGTCATTGAGTTTCGGTTTCAGCACCTGTGTTATG GTTTTTGAGGGGGTACCCACTTGCCTGGCTACAGTAATGGACTCTTCTGATGAACTGTATGCAGCAGCTGGCAGCCTGGGAATCAATTTACAGATCTTTTACTCATCGTCAGCTGATTTAAGTGATGAAATAATACTGAGGTGTATCAAATCTTCTGTTAAATCTTCACAAGTCCATGCCAAAATGCCTGAGTCAGAATCTCTTGCAGAATCATTTCTCACCAAGTTTCCTTCCGTGAACCCGCTTACAGCTCATGTAATTCTGTCATCTTCTGGATCACTTCTCGAATTCATGAAGCTCCCACATAGTAGCAAGGTTCAAATGTTGCAAAAGTATCATGTACCTGAAGAGAGTGTTGAACTCTTCAGTTCATTATGCAGATACGGTGCAAGGGAGGACTCCAAATCTGTAATGACAGACAGCGCTTCTTCTGTATCTTCTGGAGCTGACTCAGACACCCACCATCTCAATGTCCATTCTGGTTCGAAAAGGAAACAGTACATTACTGGGAAAGACGAGACTGATATGGAAGACTCGATCCATTGTGTTCCTTCGACAGAGTTTGCTGGTACGAAGCGCAAGCCTTCAGGGGATTTCCAACTTGATGATCCTTGGTCATCTAGAGATCATGAGATGTTTCATTTTGACCCTGTCACTGAATTCCCCGATGCACCTCTCAAACCTTCTGGGATCATTCATCCTAACGACTCTTGGCCATCTAAAGATCCTGAGAGGTTTGACAAGAAGTCAGGACCTGGTTCTTCATCGAAGGACACGTTCTGGGAGAATGATTTTGGAGCCGAGGACAACCTTCCTGGATTTGAAAGTTGGAGTTTCCCCGTTACAGATGAATCCATGAGTCAGAACAGAGGACGCAAGTTTCCTGTGATGGGACAAGTTAACTTGCACGACACTAGAAACTCAGCGAACTTCATGGGAGACTACAAAGGTGAAGTTATCAACATAGAGGATCGTAAGTTTCTCGAGGAAGATCTCCCTCCTTCTCCTGGTTATAACCGGTACTCTCcagtagtttctgatgttgctGAAGATCAGAGAAAATCGAAGTCTGCAAGGAAGTTATCTTTCTCTGAATCTATCCAGCCTATCTTCCCAACAGCAGCTGAGATTAACTTCAGTTCTGAGAGGTTACCTACTACTCCTTCGCGTGGCTATCTTGACAACTTCCCAGCAAAACGTCAACGGACCCTTCTGGAGGAAGTCTTAACACGGAGATCTTCAGTTTCCACAACAGATCATCCATTTCAAGAAGAGATATCACATTTTGGTGGGTCTCCACTATCAAACGCAATCCGTTCTCCAGATCCAGTACGACGTTCTCCTTGGACTGTTGATTTTCTCAACAGAGTCAGAGAAAGGAGTACAGAAAGGAAGCAGCAACTATCACTTCTCTCTCATCTCACTCCTTCTAGTCTGGAAACTCGAGTTGACCCAAAGAAACCTAATATCAAGAGGAAGAGTCCTTCCATAATAGAATTTTTCAAGCATAAAGGAGGCAACGCTCGTAGTAGCAGAGTTCCAGAAGAGAGAAAGCAGAAGCGGTTC
- the LOC111204389 gene encoding putative F-box protein At1g70970, whose product MENSDFAMMPEELKDVIRSKLPPKSLARCIVVSKEWERSIGDRRLQHTHYQESKKQPMLVLLRLCQRGVWNDGEPQYESFNTVNQERPQPIADPHHVTTLPNSDFAVTSGPIRGLLCLHSDRYLVLCNPAIRKCLTVLEFEPEPPQTRKRFNHRGFLFGFDEQSKAFKVIKTEAGDHNLPWRHEIFTVQPGEVIWRQIDCPRPYTPITNSLSIEGNVYLGAVHNKTCLAVTVNLTTESILITELPTAFLLKLGITKLRSYNGQPCLVSDSAHELATTGKFKICVKDKDSGLWGEREVEVKGWREKVTGSYSFEGTIPSGELVFAKKKLETGFQMLLYYDPRMETFNEYQIQTEEDYDSAEIFLNHKPSIYI is encoded by the exons atgGAGAACTCGGACTTTGCAATGATGCCCGAAGAGTTGAAGGATGTCATTCGTTCAAAATTGCCTCCCAAGTCTCTGGCAAGGTGTATTGTGGTTTCTAAGGAATGGGAGAGGTCTATTGGGGATAGACGCCTCCAGCATACTCATTACCAAGAGTCCAAGAAACAACCCATGCTTGTTCTTCTGAGGCTCTGTCAACGAGGAGTCTGGAACGACGGCGAACCTCAATACGAGTCGTTCAATACCGTCAACCAAGAGCGCCCGCAGCCGATCGCTGATCCTCACCATGTGACAACGCTTCCAAACTCAGATTTCGCCGTCACGTCCGGACCTATAAGAGGCCTCCTCTGCCTGCATTCCGACAG gTACCTCGTCCTCTGCAATCCGGCGATCAGAAAATGTCTGACGGTGCTCGAGTTCGAGCCGGAGCCGCCGCAGACCCGAAAGAGATTCAACCACCGAGGCTTTTTATTTGGATTTGACGAACAGTCCAAGGCTTTTAAAGTCATAAAGACAGAGGCCGGTGACCACAATTTACCTTGGCGCCATGAGATATTCACCGTTCAACCCGGAGAGGTCATATGGCGTCAGATCGACTGTCCTCGTCCCTACACGCCAATCACCAACTCGCTCTCCATTGAAGGTAACGTGTACCTGGGTGCGGTGCATAACAAGACATGTCTTGCAGTTACTGTGAATTTGACTACAGAGTCGATCTTGATTACGGAGCTGCCTACGGCTTTCCTACTTAAGCTTGGTATCACCAAACTGAGAAGTTACAATGGCCAACCATGTTTAGTTTCCGATTCTGCGCATGAGTTAGCTACTACGGGAAAGTTTAAGATCTGTGTAAAGGACAAGGATTCTGGACTCTGGGGGGAGAGAGAGGTAGAGGTTAAGGGTTGGAGAGAGAAGGTCACTGGCTCGTATTCCTTTGAAGGAACCATACCATCTGGTGAATTGGTCTTCGCAAAGAAGAAGCTCGAGACTGGTTTTCAGATGTTACTCTACTACGACCCTCGCATGGAAACCTTCAACGAGTATCAGATTCAGACGGAGGAGGATTATGACTCTGCGGAGATCTTCCTTAACCACAAACCAAGCATCTACATTTAA